Within the Acidobacteriota bacterium genome, the region GCGAAGGGCTGATCGGCCTGACCTGGGCGCTCTTTGTCGCCGGCTGCCCCGCGACGGTGGCGAGCCAGTGGAAAGTCGAAGCGGCCAGCACCGCGCAACTGATGATCGAATTTCATCGCCGCTTGAACGCTGCGCCGCACGTTGCCAAAGCCGAAGCCTTGCGCGCGGCGGCGTTGAAGCTGCTGGCGAGCGAAACGTATCGCCATCCGTTTTATTGGGCGGGGTTCGTGCTGCTGGGCGATGGATTGTAGTTTGCCGCTATTGATTCAGACTGCGCCGTTGCGTCCGCAAATCATTCAACAACTGCTTGGCGAGGGGCGCTTGCGGATTCGCTTGCGCCAGCTTTTGCAATTCGCGTTCAGCCTCATCAAACAAACCGGCCTGCGCATACAACAAGCCCAGCAACAAATTGGAAACTGGCGTGCGGCGGCGCGCGGCGGCGATTTCATCGGCTTTGGCTTGGTCGAGGATTTTGAAGCGCGCTTCGGGCGCGGGTGCGACCGGAGCTTTGATTTCCTGGCCGTCTTTGCTGGCGGTGACTTGCCACAGATAAACCCGTTCGCGCGGCAACGGTTGCGGCGGCGTCCAGGTAGTCGTGCTCAAATCCTGGCTTTGCGCCACGCTTTCGTAATTGGCGGTAAAAATCGTGACGCGGTAACTGGTGGCATTTTTCAACGGCTGCCAGCGCAATTGCGGACGATCGGCCAACACGACTTTACCGACGGGCGCGCGCAATGCGAAGGTTTCGCCGCCAGCAGGCGCGCCCAGCAATACATCGGGCCGGTTGCCCAGCGGCGCGGGCGCGGCGGGCAGCGTGACTTTGCCCGCCTGCAAGGCCAGCAGCACCAGTTGTCGTTGCGGCGGATTGATCTCTGTGAGGCCGTTGAGTTGGCCCTGGCGATCAAGCGTGATTTGCGTGGCGCCATCGGTCAGCGCGGCGATCAGGTTGGCTGGCTCGGGTGTGGGCGCGGTGGGTGGTGCGGCGAACGGGTTGGGCAACGGGGCGTTGCGTGTTTGCGCGGCGAGCAATTCGGTTTGCAAGCGCGCCTTGTCACGCTGCGCGGTGGCGAGTTGCGCGCGCAAGTCCGTGACTTCCTGCCGCAGGTTGCGTGTGGCCAGCCAAGCGACGAGCAAGCAGGCCGCCGCCGTGGCCGCCAATTGCAATGGCCAGCGCCAGCCGCTGGGTTGCCACCAGGCGCGCTCTTGTTTGCGCCGCACAGGCTGGGCGGGCGCGACATGCACGACTTCAGCGTCGTCAAGTTCACGGCGAAAGGCGCGCAGATCGTTTAGTTCCGCCGTGCAGTTGCGGCATTCGCGCAAATGCATTTCGGCGAGTTCACGCGCGGGCGCGGCGAGTTGCCGATCTACATACGCCGCCAATTCTTCATACGCGAGGTGCTGTGCTTCGACGTCCGCCAACGCTGTTTGCAGGGCGGCGAGGCTGGCGGCGGTTTCAGTGCTTTCAGTGAGCCGCGTTTGGCAGGCCGCACAGTTTTGTAAATGCGCGTCGAGTTGCCACAACTCCGCCGCGTCCAACGCGCGTTGGCGGTACCGTGTCAGCAGGTTGTCGGTCAGATGTTCAGTCAATGCTTTGTTCAGCCTCCCGTTCGTAGAGACGCGCAACCGCGGCGCATATTGCCAACGGCCAGAGATAAAGAAGAGATCAAGAAGACGAAAAGTTACGGCTCGCCCAAGCGCCGCGCCAACCGGCGACGGGCGGCCAGCCGCAAATTGATGACCTGTTGCCGCGTGATTCCCAAATGCGCCGCCAGCGTCAAATCATCGAGCGGCAAGTGGTTCCATAATTCCACCAGTTCAGCCAGGCTCAATTCCAACACCGCCGCCAATGTGCGCAAGCCCGCAATGCCCGTCAGATGAAAGAGCGCGAGTTGATTGCCGCCCTCCGGGTCGCGCAGGTTGAGCAGCAACGCGCGGCGTTGCGGCAGTGGCAACAAGCCGATTTCAGCCCAGAGCGTTTGCAAATAGGCGCGCCGCTCGAACGCCGTTTCCGCACTGGGACACGGATCGGCGAGGCTGTCCACTGTTTTTGCGGCAGCGGGTTCATCGTGAATCTCCAACACCTCAGCGAATAGATTCACCAGTTCGTCTAATTCGACCGGTTGATTGAGTTGCGCAAAGACAGCGGCGGTCAAATCGCGCAATGTGCGTGTGCGCGGCAACGCGGCACGGCAGGCGTCAAGCTGCGCCGTCGTGGCAGCGGTGGATGGGCGCGTTTGCCAAGCGCTGCGCCCGCACCACCAGACGCGCGGTCGCGCTTCCCACAGCGCCCAGCCGCCGGTGTGGGTCAACAGATAACGCACGCGGTTTTTGAGCGCGTGCCGTTGCGGCTGGCGCTGGCGCTGCCATTCGGCGCAGGTGTTGAACGCCACCACCGCCACATAGCCGGGAAAATCTTCCAGCGGCGATTCAGCGGTCGCGCGCAAGCGGGCCAGCAGTTTGGCGTGGATTTGCTGCTGCACTTCGAGCAGGTCATCGGTCGAGGCTTGCCCCCACAGCTTTTGTTTCAAGATAACTTGGATGAGCGGGGCGGCATGCGCGGCCAGCAGTTCCGTCAGCCACGCCTGGCGCGCGGCGGGCGCAGCGGCTTGCTGGTAATGTTCGTAGGCAGTGTGCGCGGCGGATGTGCTCAGCGGCTTCAGCATCGGGATGAGAGATAACGCAACGCACCGGAAAAGGGAAGCTGGTGGATGGCTTTGCTACAACACTCACTGGACAATAACTCGGTTAAAGAAATCACGGGGACGCGAGGAATACTGGGAAAGCCGATAACCTGCTGATCTTCCCAGTGCGCCCCGTGTCTCCCGTGGTTTCTTTCTAGTACTCCATCAAGCTGTAAGTGATGGATGATGAGAGCGCCTCCGGGATGTCGGGCGGGATTTAATCCCGCCCTACATCCCTCATTTTCAGCTTGATGGAGTACTAGCGCTGAATTATTGCAAGGCTTCTTCCAGCAGCGCCGCCAGACGCCAGCCTGCTTTGTGAATCTCGTCTTTGACAATGGCCGCCGCCCACAGCGCGTAAAACGTTCCGCCCGGCACGATTTTCTCTTCGGCCCGTCCGCTGGTGATGTCCTCGTGGCCGGCGGTGGCGACGATGTTTTTGAATTCCAGCCGCTCGTGGGCTTCGCGGGCGGCCAGCAGGGTTTCGTTGGCGACCTGCTCGGCCCAGGTTTCCGCGCCACCCGTCAATTGCCAATTCGCTGGTTCTTTGGCGACCAACCGTTGCGCGATCCGCGCGTTCGTGCTGGTCGTGCCAAACGCATTTTCCACCGTCTGGCCGTCCCAATAGGAGTGAAACTTCCCGGCGGACGTCTCCTTGCCCTTCATCAACGTGAAGAGGGTGAGTTTGTTGCCGCCCTGATCCGCAAAGCCATGATTGGCGGCGGTCGGTTCCAATGTCGCGCCGCTTGCATCAAAGTATTCCGCGCCGACGTGCAGCGGCTGGTGAATGTCGCCCAGGTAATGCGCCAGCAAGATCACGGCGACCGCTTTGGTGATGGCACGGTCGTTCTTTTCCGGCTCGTCGCCTTTCAGCACGCGCAAGCAGAAGGGAATCATCTGGACAATATCGAATTGCGACCGCCCCACCGGCCCGTCCGCATACTTTTCGCTGCCCAGCACAGGAACATCCGTGTAGTGAGATTCATGGTGCGAGGGGTGACCGCTGCACGGATTCATTCGCACAAACGCGCGCAGTTCGGAGTTGATGCGTTTCTTCGCCGTGACCGGCGTAGTGCTGGGATGGCTGTTACTGCAACTATCCCAGGACTTGATCGCGTCGGGTAGCGTGGCAGCTTGCTCCAGAGTTAAGCCATCCAGGATTAACTTGAGCTTGTCCGCGACCGCCTTGTTCTTAGCCAGCCGCTTGTCGGCGATGGCGCCGACCAACTGATGCCCGCGCGGCCCGTAAGGGTACCCGGTCACGGCGCACAGACTAACAGCGAGTAACACAGTCAGAAACTTTTTCATGGTATTTATTCTTGGAGGATTGCTGGGCAGTCGCGCCAAGAAATCTCCTTTCTCGGTGGTTTGAGGTTGTGGGTTGCGCGTCGTGCGAACGCACCGGGTAACAAACCCTAACAGCAAGTTGGTGTATCGCGAAAACAGAGCCGCACGCCTGGGG harbors:
- a CDS encoding S1/P1 nuclease, with protein sequence MKKFLTVLLAVSLCAVTGYPYGPRGHQLVGAIADKRLAKNKAVADKLKLILDGLTLEQAATLPDAIKSWDSCSNSHPSTTPVTAKKRINSELRAFVRMNPCSGHPSHHESHYTDVPVLGSEKYADGPVGRSQFDIVQMIPFCLRVLKGDEPEKNDRAITKAVAVILLAHYLGDIHQPLHVGAEYFDASGATLEPTAANHGFADQGGNKLTLFTLMKGKETSAGKFHSYWDGQTVENAFGTTSTNARIAQRLVAKEPANWQLTGGAETWAEQVANETLLAAREAHERLEFKNIVATAGHEDITSGRAEEKIVPGGTFYALWAAAIVKDEIHKAGWRLAALLEEALQ
- a CDS encoding zf-HC2 domain-containing protein; translated protein: MTEHLTDNLLTRYRQRALDAAELWQLDAHLQNCAACQTRLTESTETAASLAALQTALADVEAQHLAYEELAAYVDRQLAAPARELAEMHLRECRNCTAELNDLRAFRRELDDAEVVHVAPAQPVRRKQERAWWQPSGWRWPLQLAATAAACLLVAWLATRNLRQEVTDLRAQLATAQRDKARLQTELLAAQTRNAPLPNPFAAPPTAPTPEPANLIAALTDGATQITLDRQGQLNGLTEINPPQRQLVLLALQAGKVTLPAAPAPLGNRPDVLLGAPAGGETFALRAPVGKVVLADRPQLRWQPLKNATSYRVTIFTANYESVAQSQDLSTTTWTPPQPLPRERVYLWQVTASKDGQEIKAPVAPAPEARFKILDQAKADEIAAARRRTPVSNLLLGLLYAQAGLFDEAERELQKLAQANPQAPLAKQLLNDLRTQRRSLNQ